The Betta splendens unplaced genomic scaffold, fBetSpl5.4 scaffold_29, whole genome shotgun sequence genome includes a window with the following:
- the LOC129603749 gene encoding uncharacterized protein LOC129603749 — MGKKETAPNKRSRPSDSPESPGASSADKNITDILESIEKKITSFDARLALVELLHKEFMALRDSLEFSQQQVISLATENEALKGTVQSLTEDVAQLAAENKKIKEGIIDLQARSMRDNLVFSGIPEQAEENTETTIKNFIKQQMKIPAEVVDKMAFHRSHRLGGRRPDGQRPRPIVAKFHDFKQKELVKSRGRQLKGTDYSVNDQFPKEILDRRRRLFPIRKRFMAEGCRAVISVDKLYVNGELYRDREATPWLY, encoded by the coding sequence atggggaaaaaggagacggctccaaacaagcgttcccgtccgtctgactcacctgagtcacctggagctagctcggcggataaaaacatcacggacatcctggagtccatcgaaaaaaaaataacaagtttcgacgcacgtctggcgctagtggaactcctccacaaagagtttatggccctccgcgactccctggaatttagccagcagcaggtgatttctctcgccaccgagaacgaggccctgaaaggaacggtgcagtccctgacggaggatgtggctcagctagcggccgaaaataaaaaaataaaagaaggtatcatcgatctgcaggcccgcagcatgagggacaacctggtgttctcggggattccagaacaggcggaggaaaacacggaaaccacaattaaaaacttcattaaacaacagatgaagatcccagcggaagttgtcgacaagatggcgttccaccgttcgcatagactaggaggaagacgaccggatggccagcgtcctcgacccatcgttgccaagtttcatgactttaagcagaaggaactggttaagagccggggcagacagctgaagggaaccgactacagcgtcaacgaccagttccccaaggagatcctcgaccgccgccgccgactgttccccatccgtaagaggttcatggcagaaggctgcagggccgtcatcagcgtcgacaaactgtacgtcaacggagagctctaccgggaccgggaagcaactccgtggctctactag